In one Saccharibacillus brassicae genomic region, the following are encoded:
- a CDS encoding YheC/YheD family protein — translation MTARPLIGMMLGWKVRQDLMRACSLAASHYGADFYYFHTRDIKEDTIVGMQLEDNKWVEREFRYPDVIYDNVRRRGKSLFKEAYRKLERVPMGHTLEGRSMGKTKVYNLLRGDEDLKRHLIPFMTMRDAEKTLGFIDKHQQVVLKPDGGAMGANIFTAESGEDGIELFDQRYVHNLNREETLKTLDLLIAKKYCAQKMIRSVTPHGYPFHIRVHASKNGQNQWVIAYKSVTLSLMPHVKITNSDLTYRGTSTWPDFLLHQFGEAEGGPMDDSLGEYGIRTAQYLEERIGAGFHELGLDLGVDAEGKFWLFEAGLGLPRSPYYQMQGSLPAMAYTLYVLARHRGELGNSGEPET, via the coding sequence ATGACCGCAAGACCGCTGATCGGCATGATGCTCGGTTGGAAAGTCAGGCAGGACCTGATGCGAGCATGTTCGCTGGCCGCTTCGCATTACGGAGCGGACTTTTATTATTTTCATACCCGGGACATCAAGGAAGACACCATTGTCGGCATGCAGCTCGAAGACAACAAATGGGTCGAGCGGGAATTCCGCTATCCCGACGTCATTTACGACAACGTGCGCCGCAGAGGCAAATCGCTGTTCAAGGAAGCGTACCGCAAGCTGGAACGCGTGCCGATGGGACATACGCTGGAAGGACGCTCGATGGGCAAGACCAAAGTGTACAATCTGCTCCGGGGCGACGAAGACCTGAAGCGCCACCTTATTCCGTTCATGACGATGCGAGACGCGGAGAAGACGCTCGGCTTTATCGACAAGCACCAGCAGGTCGTGCTGAAGCCGGACGGCGGCGCGATGGGCGCAAATATTTTCACGGCCGAATCGGGCGAAGACGGCATCGAGCTGTTCGATCAACGGTACGTGCACAACTTGAACCGGGAAGAGACGCTCAAGACGCTCGACCTGCTCATTGCCAAAAAATACTGCGCACAAAAAATGATCCGCAGCGTTACGCCGCACGGCTATCCTTTTCATATTCGCGTCCATGCGTCCAAAAACGGGCAGAACCAATGGGTGATCGCCTACAAATCGGTCACGCTCTCGCTGATGCCGCACGTCAAAATTACCAACAGCGATTTGACGTACCGGGGGACGAGCACCTGGCCGGACTTCCTGCTGCACCAGTTCGGCGAAGCGGAAGGCGGCCCGATGGACGACAGCCTGGGCGAATACGGCATCCGCACGGCGCAGTATCTGGAAGAGCGGATCGGCGCAGGTTTTCACGAACTCGGGCTGGATCTGGGCGTGGACGCCGAAGGCAAGTTCTGGCTGTTCGAAGCCGGTCTCGGCCTGCCCCGATCGCCGTATTACCAAATGCAGGGTTCGCTTCCGGCGATGGCGTACACGCTGTACGTGCTCGCGCGGCATCGCGGCGAGCTTGGGAATTCCGGCGAGCCGGAAACCTGA
- a CDS encoding FusB/FusC family EF-G-binding protein, whose protein sequence is MQNVTPFIRNHQLNVIHKQANFLLKTLRSVADRKVLESVRHTAVLNVFEAFDHLDAGQKELLERMSAFEAAHDLQDYLDSLEPYLLPFPEATSQQIQKLFPKAKKLKVLELAAVDYPHTTYLRWIDIATNRLFIVYPRAGGFVGVEGRMTSTNKKGFCMFCNRHQELGFFNVKLKGSSPDNLSSLGQYVCMDDLACNKGITDLGPLEKFLASVGK, encoded by the coding sequence ATGCAAAACGTAACGCCATTCATTCGCAACCATCAACTGAACGTGATTCATAAACAAGCCAATTTCCTGCTCAAGACGCTGCGCAGCGTCGCGGATCGCAAAGTGCTGGAATCGGTTCGCCATACCGCCGTCCTGAACGTGTTCGAAGCGTTCGATCATCTGGATGCCGGGCAAAAAGAGCTGTTGGAGCGGATGTCCGCTTTCGAAGCGGCGCACGATCTGCAGGACTATCTCGATTCGCTCGAACCGTATCTGCTGCCGTTTCCCGAAGCGACGTCCCAACAGATCCAGAAGCTGTTTCCCAAAGCGAAAAAGCTGAAAGTGCTGGAACTCGCGGCGGTGGATTATCCGCATACGACGTACCTGAGATGGATCGATATCGCCACCAACCGGCTGTTTATCGTCTATCCGCGCGCGGGCGGCTTCGTCGGGGTCGAAGGACGGATGACGTCAACGAACAAAAAAGGCTTCTGCATGTTCTGCAACCGGCATCAGGAACTCGGATTTTTCAACGTGAAGCTCAAAGGCAGTTCGCCGGACAACCTCTCTTCGCTCGGCCAATACGTCTGCATGGACGATCTGGCCTGCAACAAAGGGATTACGGATCTGGGTCCGCTGGAAAAGTTTCTGGCTTCGGTAGGCAAATAA
- a CDS encoding DinB family protein, whose amino-acid sequence MSIIRDLFRHLDWANQTMLDALRQQEVGGKPLILFSHLLHAERVWLARLEGTDSSRLAIWSDVEISYCAELMERNARDFAALLDDPAASDPARVVAYANSRGTTFTNTVGDILTHVALHGQYHRGQINARLREDGHNPVNVDYITFRR is encoded by the coding sequence ATGTCGATCATCCGGGATTTGTTCCGGCATCTCGATTGGGCGAACCAAACGATGCTGGATGCGCTGCGGCAGCAGGAAGTCGGCGGCAAACCGCTGATCCTGTTCTCGCATCTGCTGCACGCCGAACGCGTGTGGCTGGCGCGGCTCGAAGGAACGGACAGTTCGCGGCTCGCGATCTGGTCCGATGTCGAAATTTCGTACTGCGCCGAACTGATGGAGCGCAACGCGCGGGACTTCGCCGCTCTGCTGGACGATCCGGCCGCATCCGATCCGGCCCGCGTCGTCGCTTACGCCAACAGCCGGGGGACGACGTTCACGAATACCGTCGGAGACATTCTGACGCACGTGGCGCTTCACGGCCAGTACCACCGGGGGCAGATCAACGCGCGGCTGCGCGAAGACGGGCACAATCCCGTTAACGTGGACTATATTACGTTTAGGCGCTGA